ACGGCATTTACGGATTCAGGGAGAGGTACTTTTTCCTCTGCGGACGAAAGTTCCCAGAAATCTAGGAACGCCGCCAGCGATGTTCCGCGTTTTTCTTCCGCCAAATGAACAACTTCCAAAAATCTGCGAATATAAAGTTCATCCTGAGGATTGCTTTCAATAATTTTGAACCGCGCGACCATTTCGCTTGCAAGGTCGTACGGAGTCATAAGACCAGATTTACGCAGGAACGGCGAAATATGGTACTTCCAGAAGTCGGGAAATTTTTCAGAAAAGCGGCGGTAGAGTGATCCTTTATCTCGTGAACCAAGCCAGCTTACAATTTCATCATTTGATATGGCTGAAATGCGTTGAAAAACTTCCTTGCCGCAAATAAACTCCAGAAAAGCGAGATCGTCCTGCGGGTAATCCAGAAATTTAAGCAGTGATACAATCTGGCGAACTACAGGATGTCGATCAAGCTGAAGACTGTTTTCGGTGATTACCGGAATTTCTTTTTCCACCAGCCAGTCACATACGAGCTGGGCATGTCCGTTGGAACGGACAAGGACGCATATATCCTTGAATTCTCTGCGAGGACAAAGTTCATCTATTAAAAGATCAAAATTGCGTTTTGTTTCAGCTTCAATTTCAGATGAAGTTTCGGCAAACAGTTTTTGCAGTCTTACATATCCACCTGAACGGGGCTGGTTTGGTGGAAGCTTCTGCGATGCACCTTCAAAGGATGAAGCAATCTTTTCAGCAAGTTCTGTCTGCTGATCTTCCGGTCCGTTGGGGTAAAGAATTTCTGCCAGATCGGTTGCTACATCGTAGTCGGCAAGAGCATCGAAGAATGAGTTGTTGAACTCTATAACTTTTTCAAGACTGCGCCAGTTGTAATCAAGGTGGCCGGGAGTAAACTCTGTCAGTGTGGCAAGTTCCGGTTCGTCGGCTATTTCATCAAAAAGTTCAGATCTTCCGCCTCGCCAGCTGTAGATGGCCTGTTTTACATCACCAACATAGAACAGACTTCCGTTCTTGGATAAACATTCTACAGCTAGAGGAATCATAGCGTGCCATTGCTCAAGGCTGGTGTCCTGAAATTCGTCTACTAGTAAATGATGCAGTCTCGACCCCATGCGGCAGAAGGCATCAGGGAGTGCTTCACCGCTTTGCAAAACATACGAAGCGACTCGTGGAAGTGATGAACTAAGCAGCATTCCGTGCAGTGACTGGTATTCTATAATGTCATCGCGGATTTCTTCAACGATTCTGACAAACGGGGCAAGAGCATATGCTCCGCGCAAAATCATGGCCTGATCACGGTAAAGAACGTGAGCTTTTTTCAGATCATCATAAATTTTTTCATGTAATGAATTGATATCGCATTTAGACTTTTTGTTCACGCAATCCACAAAGCTTTCCTTTGTGACCATTGTCGATTCTTTAGGTTCCCCCATAAAATCGAGAGTTGCTGCGTGGTCCAGATATTTCAGCAGGTGACTTGAGGCTGCGATGCTTTCACTCTTTATTAATGAAGACATGGCGGAAACTGCTTTCATATATTTATCAAAATATCCTTGAAGCAATCCTGCTATTTCTTCCTGATCAGTAAGCCTTTCACCGGGGCATTCCAGAACATGCTCAAGAATTCTGATCAGCCTGAAACGCATTTGTTCAGCCAGCCAGAAACCCTGCTTGTTTTCTTTGATAACGAGGCTTTTAACAGCGTCATCCATTAACTTTTTACGATACTCGTCGCCTTCTTCACATTGGGACAAAAATTTATTGAAGTTAGGCTCAAAAAGTGTCGCTGGATCGAAAAGCAGTTCAAACTCAGGGCTTAAGCCTAGTTCAAGGGCGAAAATACGCACCAGTAGATTCAGCAGACTGTCGATGGTTCTGATGTTTAACCTGTTGTAACGCTGTAAAATCGGAGTAAGTTGACGTTTGGCTGCGCCGGGAGTCCAGTCACTGCCGAGTCCGTCACCTTTTATGTCCAGTGCTCTGTTTTTAAGAGAGCGCACGACCCGTTCTTTCATTTCAGCGGCGGCTTTATTGGTGAAGGTCACCGCCATTATTTCAGGCCAGCAATAGCCTTTAGCCTGTGATGATTTACAGACGGGAATTGAATCCTCTTCCTGCGATCCTGCAAGGAGGGATAAAAAGCGTGCAGTTAGTTCGTAGGTTTTACCGGAACCGGCGGAAGCTTTTACCTGTTTGAGCATATTTTTGAGAACCTTTTAAGCTGTTGAAATTATGTTGTCTCAGTTTGCGGGCTAAGTACGCGGGATGTGATTCTACCTTCCATTACAATAAGGAGCACCGCTGAAATGATGAGTAAGCTTCCGAAATACCCGGTCCAGTCGAAACTTTCATTCCACCACCACCACGCGAGCAGGGCGGCAACGACAGGTTCAAGCGTAGCAATGACAGATGCCGTTGTGGCTTCAAGCCATTTTAAACCTGCGTAATAAACAGTGTATGCACCGTAGGTACAAACTATTGCAAGTGTGATAATACATATCCATGAAGTCGGGGTTTTGTGATGAAATTCGAAAAAAGGAAGCAATCCTAGCGCGCCGATCGGAAGGGCATAGAGAAAAATTGTAGGAGTTGAGTAGCGGGCGAAAAAAGTTTTTCCGAAAATATAATAAAGCGCGTATGTGAATCCGGAGGTCAGGCCGCATAAGAGTCCGAACCATGTGAAGGTTAATTCTTTTCCGGTTCCGAAAATTTGAGGCCCGAGTGATACGCATACAACTCCGAGAATTGTCATGGAGAGGGCGCATAGTTTAATCGGACCCATTTTTTCGCCGAGGAAAAGCCATGACATGAATGCAACCCATGCCGGAGCCGTGTAAAGAAGCACTGACGCAAGTGCTGCGCCAACTCCATGCACGGCTAATTGATAAGATCCGTAAAAAACGGTGACACCGACTATCCCGAAGCAGACGACAAAAGGGATGTCTTTAACAGCTATTTTAAGGGCACGCATACGGTATGCATGGACAGCGAAAAGTATCCATGCGATTAGAGCTCTCCAGAATGCGTTTTCCAGAGGCGGAATCCCCTGTTCAAGGGGGAATTTAGAAACAGGTCCGATGAGGCTCCACATGACTGCAGCTGTAAGTATTAGTATGCATCCTCGTAAGTTCACGTGTGGCCCTCGAATATTCTGGTTTGATTATTACGGAACAGCAGATTTATTAAAATTTACAGTTGGATTGAGTATCAGAGTTGTATGCTTTTTCCATTACATCGTCAAAGATCTATCGCAGGATAGAACCATATAAAGTCAGGAGATTAATTATGGATAATAAGAATTTAAAAGAATGTTCAAGAGTAGTTGCAACGGAAAATGATGAAGGATTGCGACTCGATAAATTTTTGATTGTTTTACTCCCTGAAACAGGTCTTCGTCAGCGCAGAAGGATTGTTGAAAACGGTCTGGTTTCTGTAAACGGACGGAGCGCAAAGCCGGGGCTTAAAATGTTTGTCGGAGCTGAAGTTGTTTTATATGAAAAAACTGACGCAGACAGCACCGAAAATCTTTTGCCGCATCTTACCATAATCAAAGAAACTGACGATTATGCCGCTGTCTTAAAACCGGCAGGGATGCATTCCGCTTCCATCGCCGGAAGTATGGAAAGTTCCGCGCAGGATTGTCTTGAAGAACTTTTCATGGAGAAAAATCCGATTTTAATTAACAGACTGGATTATTCAACTTCCGGAATACTGCTGGTAGCATTCGGACATGAACAGGCCCGTTTGTTTAAAGAGTATGAAGAAGAAGGAAAAGTTGAAAAAGAATATTACGCCAGAGTTCTGGGTAATCCTGATTCTGAGTTTGTTGTCAAAAAAGAGCTTGATACTGATTCCCGCACTGTAACCAAAGTGCTGGACGACGGCTCTGACAGACTCCGCTGGAGCTACGTTGACCGTATGGCCGACTTAGGCAACGGCGTATCCTTGGTTAAAGTCAGAATCGCAAAGGGCGCGCGTCATCAGATCAGAGCACATCTTGCTTCCGCAGGATTCCCGATTGTGGGTGATGATGTTTACGGACAGGCTTCTGCCGGTGAAAAAATGTATCTGCACAATCACCTGATTTCGTTTGAAGGATTCAGAGCTGAGTGTGAGCCTGATTGGGATTAAGTTTCGCGGGTTATATATTATGAACGAGAAATCCCCCTTGGAGCTGTGCTTCAAGGGGGATTTCTCTGTTTGAGTGAACAAGTAATATATAGTATTATTTTACTATAGTGATTTTTTCCGTAGGTATTTGAATTTTTACAAATTTACCTTTTGATGTTTTGAATTCTATATAAGATTGAGTTCCAATATTAGTCAACAGAACCGTAGAGTTTTTAACTAAGAGGTCTGAGCTTGTCGCCAATTCGTCAAAAAGAATAGTCTGATTTTTAAAAATATTTTTGTAGTGCCTGTTCACAATTAGTATTGGCTCTTCAACTCTGATACCAATTTTGCAAAGAGTGTTGTTTACTAATACGGTTAACGTTGGAGGCATTAGTAATGGGAGTAAAAATATTGGTAATAAGAAGTATCTATTTTGATAATATTTTTCGACCCAATCAAAAGAGTATAAACAATAAATTATAAGAGCTATTATGAATGTAAAAAAACATAAAATATTATAATCTGAATCGTGTTTTGACATATTGCTTAAATATAATATCCTGTATGCAATAAAAGAAAATGTATATAATGAATAGTTGAAGCGCTCTTTTATCTTCTTGCTTTTTGTAATTTTTGTTATGGAGATAAGTATGATGTCTAGTGGAAGTAATAGAGCAAAGAAAAAAACAGCAACAAGAAATAGGTAGTATACGATAAATAAAAATGAGGTGAAGCATAATAAAAAATATTCTCCAAGAAGTAACTCTACGGGAAAATGGCGAATGCTAATGAAATATATTGTAAAAATTAGAGCTCCAAGAAAAAGAAAAATACCAAATATTTGTTTAAATATTTGGTAAGCGTTTGGGAATTTTGACTGGATAGTCCGTAGATCCTTAAGAAAAAGGTTAGGTTGTTCTTCTACAATGTTCATGTCTGCTCCATATTAATCGTAATAATTTGTAATCTACGTGTGTTGTAAGGTAAATGTTTTCTGTTTACTAAAAAATCCCGCCCAGCTCCTAAAAGCCAAACGGGATTTATATTCAAATCGTATATTCAATCTTCTACATCAATAAAGCCTTAGCAAAATCAGCACCGTTGAATGGGCGCAGATCTTCCATTTTTTCACCTAGTCCGATGAAGGTAATGGGGATTTTGTGTTGCATGGTCACGGCAATCATGATTCCGCCTTTTGCTGTTCCATCTAGCTTGGTGAGGATTAATTCATCCACCCCGATTGCTTCGTTGAAAAGCTTTGTCTGAGACATGGCGTTCTGTCCGGTTGTTGCGTCAATGACCAGAACACAGCGGTGCGGGGCTTCATCGTGTTTTTTACCTAAAACTCTTCTTATTTTAAGGAGTTCTTCCATCAGGTTGGTCTTGGTGTGCAGTCTTCCTGCTGTATCAAGAAGCATCAGGTCGTAGCCGTTTTTAACTGCGTAATCTATTGCTTCATACGCTACTGCGGCAGGGTCGGAGCCTTCTGCTTTTGCAAAGAATCCTGCTCCTACGCGTTTAGCCCAGATCTCAAGCTGTCCGATTGCTGCGGCGCGGAAAGTATCACCCGCAACGATTAGAACCTTGCGGCCCTGCATCTGTTCGCGGTGGGCGATCTTTGCAATGGTGGTGGTTTTACCGACACCGTTAACCCCGATCATCATTACAACTTCGGGCGGATTGTATGCTTTAATGCGCTTAGGAACTTTGAAAACTTCGTCCAGTTCTGCTCGCAGAAGATCTTTGAAATTTTCAGGATTTGTTTCACCGCTGTTGCGTATTCTGGCTTTCATGCGGCTCACCAACTCGGAAGTTGCTTCAAAGCCTACATCTGCCATGATTAGAATTTCTTCAAATTCTTCCCAGAAATTGTCATCAAATGCGGAGTGACTTGAAAGAAGAGAATCAAGACGTTTGGTAATCTGTTCTCGTGTTTTGGAAAGTCCTTCGGAAAGTTTAATGAAGAGACGGCTTCGTTCATCTTCTTCATCTTCAAGCTCAAGAGCCAGAGCCAGACGATACTGCAATTCAGAGCGAAATTCTTCGACATGTTCATAGTCCATGTCGCTTAGCCATTCTTTGAAGCGGGCGACGAAATCTTCAGCTTCTTTGGCCGGGGCTTCGAGTGCTTTCAGCAGAAAAGTAAGGCGCGCCCAGAGATCTTCTCCGGCAGTATCAATGCCGTCAAGAATGAGGTCAAGCCATACGGAAAGGCGTGGATCTGCCTGTTGCAGAGCTTTGGTAAGGTCACTCTGCCACTGCGGCTTGTCGGCATCCGGCTTGGCTTCTGTAGCCATGATCGGCTCAATTATTCTTGCCTTACCGTCTTTTAGCTTAGCGGAAGTTTCTATTTCTGGTTGGGGATCAGGGGCAGGTTTAGGAGTCGCAACAGTTTCAGATACTGGGGCGGAAACAGGTTCCGGCACAGGAGTTGTTTCTGGCGTTGATGTGGCTTCTACCTTGGGTTCAGGCTTAGAATCTTGCGTAGCCGCAGGTTTTTGTGCAACTGCTTTTGTCAGTTCAACTGTTTCTCTTTGGATAGGAGCTTCTTGTTGCGCAGAATCTTTCGGCGCAATTTCTTGGATCGGTTGTTCCTTATCGCCTAAATATTCTTTGAGAGCTTTTGCGGCTCTATCTTCCGGGCTGACCCATAGTTTTTTTACTTTAGAAAAAAATCCCATTGAAATCCCCTTTGAAATCTATTTTGAATTGCGGAAGATAGCGCAGTCGGAGCCGATACGCAACTATCTATAGGCTCTAACCTCCGTTGCGGCTATCAATATATCAGCTTATTTTTCAGTTCGCGAAGGTTTACCCTTTGTCATTCATCATTTATAGAGATCCACAAGTTTGTTGAAATTTACACGTCTTACATATACATCTGTGCGAAACGCAATTAATGGAGACTTTTTATGAAAAGAACATGCATAAAGGCAGCTTTGAATGCGGAAAGCCCCGTATCCGATATTCTTATTAAAGGATGGGTCCGCACTAAGCGTGACAGTAAAGGGTTTTCATTTCTGGAAGTAAACGATGGTTCCTGCATTACGAATATTCAGGTCATAATTGATCATACTCCTGAAATTGAAGCAGTGCTTGAACATATATATACCGGCGCATCTGTCAGCGTACTTGGAGAACTTATCGAATCTCCGGGTAAAGGGCAGAAATGGGAAGTCCGCGGTAAATCTATTGAGCTGCTCGGCGCAGCTGATCCGGAAACCTTTCCTCTCCAGAAGAAACGCCATTCTGACGAATTTTTAAGAACAATTGCTCATCTTCGTCCTCGTACAAATAAATTCGGAGCAATGTTCCGTATCCGTGCTGAACTTTCCTTTGCTGTGCATCAGTTTTTCCGCGATAAAGGCTTTTTTTATGTCCATACTCCCATTATCACCGGATCAGACTGTGAAGGTGCTGGAGAAATGTTCAGAGTAACATCTCTTGATCACGACTCACTCGCCAAACTCGGCAAAGCAGAGCAGGGCGCTAATGATTTCTTCGGTAAAGAATCTCACCTGACAGTTTCAGGACAGCTTTCTGCGGAAATGTATGCGCTTGCACTCGGCAGTGTTTATACTTTCGGCCCAACCTTCCGCGCTGAAAAATCAAACACTCCCCGCCACGCTGCGGAATTTTGGATGATTGAACCTGAGGTTGCGTTTGCAGATCTTGAAGATAATATGGATCTCAGTGAGGAGATGGTAAAATATCTCATCAATCATATCCTTGATAAATGCGCTGATGATATTGAGTTGTTTGCTAAGTTTGTTGATAAAACTTTGATGGATACTCTCAAAAATATCACAGAGAATACTTTTGAGCGTGTAGCTTACACTGATGCAATCGAGCTTTTGAAAAAGTGCAAAAAGGCTGATAAATTTGAATTTAAGCCTGAATACGGTCTTGATCTGCAAACTGAGCATGAAAGATATCTCACCGAAGAGCATTTCAAGAAGCCTGTAATTGTTTATGACTATCCTGTTGAAATTAAGCCTTTTTATATGCGCCTTAATGATGACGGTAAAACAGTTGCCGCCATGGATTTACTTGTCCCTAGAATCGGTGAACTTATCGGCGGTTCTCAGCGTGAAGAAAGACTTGATGTGCTTGAACGCAGAATAACTGAAATGGGAATGGAAACAGAAGATTACTGGTGGTATCTGGACAGCCGTCGTTTCGGAACCGCGCCTCATGCCGGATTCGGAATGGGATTTGAGCGCATGCTTATGATGATCACCGGAGTTACCAATATACGTGACGTAATACCTTTCCCGAGAACTCCCAAGAGTCTTGAATTCTAAAAATTAACTTACCGATATTAATAGGGGCCGCATGTGCGGCCCTTTTGTAATTTTATGCTTACTATTCCACGTCATATCAAGTCTTCAACTGACATCCCGAGTATTTTTCTGGATGGACTTACTCTTGTCCAGTACCAAAGACGCAGTTCTGATTTTAAACATGAAATTTGCGTATCCCAGCATTCGCTGGTTTTTATTCTTGAGGGAACCAAGTTAATCCATTCCGCTTCCGGTGATATCAAGCTTGGAAAAGGGGAAGCGTTTTTTATCCGCAAGGGATGCCATATAATGTCTGAAATGGTTCCTGAAGCAGGCGGTGTGTTTAATACTATTCTCTTCTTTTTTAATGATTCAATGTTCAATGAATTTGTAGATTCATTGAACATTGAAGGTTCTCCAAGTAATTCTGAAGTTCCTTCTGTCTTTAAAGTGGCGAGAAGTGAACCTATAGAGATATATCTGTCGTCTATTGCTCCTCTTTTCGGGACACCTCTTGCGCGTGATGAGCAGTTCCTTCGCCTCAAAGTGCGTGAGCTTCTTCATTATATATGTGCGTCTGAAGGAAACGAAGCCTTTATTAATTTTTTATATTCCTGCCGTAATGAAATGAAGAGCGATCTAGCTTCGACCATGGAACGGTACTTCAACAAAAATATCAGTTTAGAAGATATGGCGGAGCTTTCCGGGCGGAGTCTATCAACATTTAAGCGCGAATTTCAAAAATTATTCGGAACCACTCCTGCACGATGGATTCGTGACCGCAGGCTTGCATGGTCCGCGCAGTTGATACGCAATTCTGCTAAAAGTATCTCTGAAATATCTTATGAATCCGGATATGAAAGCCTTTCTCACTTCAGCAGTCTCTTCCGTAAAAATTACGGTATAACTCCTCGCGAATACCGATCTGGACTTAAATCATCAAAATCTGAACTTTAAACGAGAGTCAGTGTGCTTTTTTTTCTATAGCTTACTTCAAAACAACCAAGGAGGAAGTTATGAAAAGATATGTAATGACTTTTGTATGTCTTATGCTGGCAATGCAGCTCGGTGCATGTTCAGCAAAGAGCATGAAGGTAGAAGGATTCTCATCGCCGGAAAGTGTTATAACTGATGGTACTTATTTTTATGTTTCCAATGTCGGTAAGGAACTTAAGCCGATGGATAAGGATGGCGACGGGTTTATTTCCCGTTTGTCTGCCAAGGGCAAAATTATGGATAGGCAGTTTATAAGCGGCCTTGATGCTCCCAAAGGAATGACTGTTAATAACGGTATCCTTTATGTGGCGGATATTGATAAAGTTAAAGGCTTTTCAGTTTCTAATGGAAAGCAGGTTTTTGACCTTGATTTCTCTGCGCAGGGAACATCACTCCTTAACGATATGACTGTTGTTGATGATAATACCCTGCTGGTATCGTCAACTGACGTCGGAGCCGTGTATGAAATATTACTTAAACCAGTCCCGACATTACGAAAAATCGACTCAAATGTTGATCTTGTCGCAGCTAACGGTATTTATTTTGAGCGTGAAACAGGAACATTGTATGTAGCTGCTTACGGCAGCAATAATAAATCCAATGGTTTTATTGGAAAAGGTAAGCTTGAGAGCGGCAAGCTGGATTTTAAGAAAATATATACTGTCGGGGGATTGTATGACGGCATAGCCGTAAATGATGGAAAAGTGTATTTTTCTGACTGGGTTACTTATGAGAAAAAAGGTGTTCTTAAAGAATTTGATTTAGCATCAGGTAAAACACTTACACTTGATTTATCCGAAAAAATCGGCGGACCTGCTGATTTTTATATGGATAAGGATAGTAAAATGTTGTGGATTCCCATGATGATGGAAAACTCTTTGTTAATTACTCCGTATTAATGAACCCAAGTTTAACATTCCTGATAAAGTTATCCCCCTTCTATATATAGAAGGGGGATTTTTAGTGATGCTATTTTATAGGCAAAAGCAGTAAGGTCACTAGATGTTCAGGGGCAGTGGCATGAGGATCGTTAAGATACTGCTCAAAACCTGGGCCGCCTGCGCATTCTTCATTACTTTCCTGCAACCATTTTGCAAGTTCTGTCCAGCTCTCGGTAAGTTTGTCATAAGGCCCAAGGTGTGCTGTTACGGCATATCTGCCGCTTTTAACTTCTTTGATTTTAACATCACCGACGGTGGGAACTTCTTTATCTATTGTGATGCATGCTTCTGATCGCAAGTTTTCAGCAGGGGTTTTCATAGGGTCGTCGTAGTAAATTCCAAATGATTTTGTCCTTTCTGTAAACAGCCCGTGTTCTCCGGCCCAAGAGGCAAGCTTCATCCATGCAACTTCCACTTCCTGATATGGTCCTACATGTTCAACATAAGCCAGTTTCATAGTATCAAGAGTCCAGATTTTAACGTCCATTTTATGCTCCGTTAAGTTAGGTGTTATATTAAAAAATGCCTAAATAGATTTCAGTTATCAGTTCTTCCGGAGAAGTGTCCTCAGGTGCATTTATATATTTCTCAAAATACGGGGTATCGTTTCTGAGTTGATATTTGCTTGCTGGAAGCCATTTACCATAAAGTTCTTTGCATGCTTCTTCAAGTCCGTCATATGGTCCGTAGTGAGTTCCTACGGCGTACTTTCCTCCGGGAACGGTTTGAATTCCTATTTCGCCTTCCGGCAGAATATTACCGGGGATGCTCATGCACGCGTCATATCTGATTTTACATGCTGGAGTTACTGACGGAGAGTCATAACACAGTCCCAGAAATTCTGTCTGATTACTTAAAAGTCCTTTTGGACCTGCCCATCCGCAAAGTTTATTCCATGCCTTGTCTACCTCAAAATATGATCCGATATGGCGGACAAAAGCTACTGACGTCTCTTCTCGTTCGCATATTTCAACTTTTAAGGTTAGCGGCGAATCGTTTATTCTAAGTTTTCCAGCTGAAATGTCTGGAAAGTAGTGAATTCCGCTGTTAACAGGAGGCGCGGCAACTTCTCGTGATTTAAGCCTGTAATCGCTGGGAGGCAGTTTAAACATTTTTTTAAATGCCCGGCTGAACGTTTCTGGAGATTCATATTGAGCGTCAAGGCTGATATTAATAATGGAGTCATTCTCATAGCAAAGTTTATATGCGGCTTTCTCAAGTCTTAAGCGGCGGATATGTTCTTTTAAGCTTTCACCGATCATACCTTTAAATATACGGTGAAAGTGAATTACTGAAAAGCATGCAGCTTCAGCCAGTTCTTCCGGTGGAAGTTCGCGGTCCAGATTTCTCTGAATAAACAATAGAACTTCCATCATTCTTTCGTTGTATGGTTTCAATATGTTCGACATTGATATCTCTTAATATTTCCATGTAAGGTAGTGCATGACATTTTTTATCATTTTGAAATAGACGTAAGTGGAGGCTATATTGTCTTTAAAGTAAAGTAGATATTCGGGTTGCTGAATCACTGAGTATAGGTTTAATCTAAGATTATGAATAAGTTTAAACAAGTCATAGTTTGTGCTGCTGCCGTTATGCTTTTAGCATCATGTAATTCTGTTAAAAAAATTACCGGCAGCCCATGTGTGAGTAATTCCACTACGAGTTCGCAGATAATTGTGGATTCTGCCGCGTGCGCAGTCCGGCAGATGAAGCACGAACTGGATGGTCCGACGATTGATTACCTGCTTGAGATTTCAAGAGCAGTGTTTATTTTCCCGGATGTGTACAAGCTGGCATTTATGATAGGCGCAGAGGGCGGGACGGGGGTGCTGTGTGCAAAGGACAGCACCGGTTTCTGGAACGGTCCGGCCTTTTATTCAATGGCAGGTGTAGATATCGGGCTTCAAGGAGGAGTGGCAGGTAAGACTGTGATGATCTTCCTTATGGACGACGAAGCCTTGGAATCGGCCATGGCCGGGAAGATAGATTTATCCCTTGGAGCTGATCTGGCCATCGGTGATCTAAGCGGGCAAAGTCATCGGGGCAGTTTTGATGTGGACGGAAACATCTTTCCACTCGTTTACCAAGCAGGAGC
The Desulfovibrio gilichinskyi genome window above contains:
- a CDS encoding AraC family transcriptional regulator — its product is MSNILKPYNERMMEVLLFIQRNLDRELPPEELAEAACFSVIHFHRIFKGMIGESLKEHIRRLRLEKAAYKLCYENDSIINISLDAQYESPETFSRAFKKMFKLPPSDYRLKSREVAAPPVNSGIHYFPDISAGKLRINDSPLTLKVEICEREETSVAFVRHIGSYFEVDKAWNKLCGWAGPKGLLSNQTEFLGLCYDSPSVTPACKIRYDACMSIPGNILPEGEIGIQTVPGGKYAVGTHYGPYDGLEEACKELYGKWLPASKYQLRNDTPYFEKYINAPEDTSPEELITEIYLGIF
- a CDS encoding lipid-binding SYLF domain-containing protein, with product MSNSTTSSQIIVDSAACAVRQMKHELDGPTIDYLLEISRAVFIFPDVYKLAFMIGAEGGTGVLCAKDSTGFWNGPAFYSMAGVDIGLQGGVAGKTVMIFLMDDEALESAMAGKIDLSLGADLAIGDLSGQSHRGSFDVDGNIFPLVYQAGAFAGVSYRTGALMVGNERNKTYYGKPVSVKELLMTHEHDKPEADILLNALVGL